In Astatotilapia calliptera chromosome 20, fAstCal1.2, whole genome shotgun sequence, one genomic interval encodes:
- the sall4 gene encoding sal-like protein 4 isoform X2 produces MSRRKQAKPQHINSDEPGSMENGIHQGDSAEEIGNEVKRFRMDETRVCTKCCAEFFDEEEFLEHEKNCTKSQQVVIMKDGDGSDEPEKYSQGSSEGLASDHEDGHSSNHSPSRANTDQLERFEEESSANADDSRHQDRGEMSASPVMTFQPSPKRQDSNVTLETMADTKVAVSQIPSNTSQTSQDAMQAIPVILEQLVCLQQQQLQQIQLTEQIRIQIAMMVPQSLQSSVESTMDPLRALGAHLSQQLSAAAALIGKRTGSQSLSMEKLKQGKLPLPTGMSPALNAGMGSMTSNTDLLKGAPDLAGRLPVLMPQSSGVLGFPSVFSGVQAGIDASKKVKPKMLNIPPESKSGDPLYKHKCKYCGKTFGNDSALQIHLRSHTGERPFKCNICGNRFTTKGNLKVHFQRHKDKYPNISMNPHPVPEHLDNIPTSSGIPFGMSVPMDESNITEMKPVLSHPAAVFSPSSMPGFKTFDGFGGDPFSQRPSPSTSNGSPNVSSVYGQDVGLEPNQKDAKEMLGALHHMNGNSLLGEQSSGTAKLQQMVDGLEKKTGDPNECVICHRVLSCQSSLKMHYRTHTGERPYKCKICGRAFTTKGNLKAHYGVHRASTPLKMQHSCPICQKKFTNAVVLQQHIRMHMGGQIPNTPMPENQFEPAEAIVPSLPEEKSIDANGFEASMEDQEPELNKTANDSSSSLPSAAEEQPQKLAAPVMSSLDVLKNLSNALALKRQNSTTSESEGTSKESPPAQREQEYQNGRSPSISDSAASFRSSSPVNNFNGKSPQPALDEFPQSGSKPESGDAKDESSGALDLTASSSFTPKAIKEEPGMSFSNGDYASSNMPFMRIPPTLASLEMKVPPENPLGPHGLFSSHVPQGTAMPSSVSPAPRRSAKPHVCHVCGKNFSSASALQIHERTHTGEKPFACHICGRAFTTKGNLKVHIGTHMWNNSSRRGQRLSLDNPMALIAMTPDAKMMPEMMQAPKELVAPPMNFDPSLWNQYATATFSGGLTMKTNEISVIQGGGIPLPGSPAGGPLIGSTGGLMKIDGSHSGLPATMAEIEKNGSDSVPKSQFPHFMEEGKIAVN; encoded by the exons ATGTCGCGGCGCAAGCAAGCCAAACCGCAGCACATCAACTCCGACGAGCCCGGATCGATGGAAAATG GGATTCATCAAGGTGATTCCGCTGAGGAGATTGGAAATGAAGTAAAGAGGTTCAGAATGGATGAAACCAGAGTGTGCACCAAGTGCTGTGCTGAATTCTTCGACGAAGAAGAATTTCTTGAACATGagaaaaattgcacaaaaagtcAGCAAGTGGTCATCATGAAAGATGGCGACGGCAGTGACGAGCCCGAGAAATATTCACAGGGTTCTTCTGAAGGCCTTGCCAGTGATCACGAAGACGGCCACTCCAGCAATCATTCTCCATCGCGTGCCAACACAGACCAGCTGGAAAGATTTGAGGAGGAGTCCAGTGCAAATGCAGATGATTCCAGACACCAGGATCGGGGAGAGATGTCTGCTAGTCCTGTGATGACTTTCCAACCCTCCCCGAAAAGGCAAGATTCAAATGTTACTCTTGAAACCATGGCTGACACTAAAGTGGCTGTTTCCCAAATTCCTTCAAACACTTCTCAGACTTCACAGGATGCCATGCAGGCCATTCCAGTAATCCTGGAACAGCTAGTGTGCCTCCAGCAGCAACAGCTACAGCAAATCCAGCTCACCGAACAGATCAGAATCCAAATAGCCATGATGGTCCCACAGAGTCTCCAATCATCAGTAGAGTCAACAATGGATCCTCTGAGAGCCCTTGGTGCACATCTCTCTCAGCAACTGTCTGCTGCAGCAGCACTGATAGGAAAAAGAACCGGCAGTCAGAGCCTTTCCATGGAGAAACTAAAGCAAGGTAAACTACCTCTACCCACTGGCATGTCTCCTGCTCTGAATGCAGGAATGGGCTCGATGACATCAAACACAGACCTTTTAAAGGGTGCTCCAGATCTAGCCGGACGTTTACCAGTACTCATGCCACAGTCTTCAGGTGTTCTGGGTTTCCCTAGCGTGTTCAGTGGAGTCCAGGCAGGGATCGATGCCTCCAAAAAAGTGAAGCCCAAGATGCTGAACATCCCACCGGAATCAAAGAGTGGGGACCCACTATACAAGCACAAGTGCAAATACTGTGGAAAGACTTTTGGCAATGACAGTGCCCTCCAGATTCATTTGCGTTCTCACACCGGGGAGAGGCCTTTCAAGTGTAACATCTGCGGAAACCGTTTCACAACCAAGGGAAACCTCAAAGTGCATTTCCAGCGGCATAAAGACAAATATCCCAACATCAGCATGAATCCTCATCCTGTACCCGAGCACCTTGACAATATTCCGACCAGCAGTGGGATTCCCTTTGGTATGTCCGTACCCATGGATGAGTCAAACATAACCGAAATGAAGCCTGTGCTAAGTCACCCAGCGGCTGTTTTCAGCCCATCATCCATGCCAGGGTTTAAAACATTTGATGGCTTTGGGGGTGATCCATTTTCCCAGAGACCCTCGCCATCAACAAGTAATGGCTCCCCAAATGTTTCGTCTGTGTATGGCCAAGACGTGGGCCTGGAGCCCAACCAGAAAGATGCTAAAGAGATGCTTGGAGCATTGCACCACATGAATGGTAATTCTCTCTTAGGGGAGCAAAGCTCTGGAACAGCAAAACTTCAGCAGATGGTGGATGGACTGGAGAAGAAGACTGGTGATCCCAATGAGTGTGTGATCTGCCATAGGGTACTGAGTTGTCAGAGCTCACTCAAAATGCATTATCGCACACACACTGGCGAAAGGCCGTACAAGTGCAAAATCTGTGGCCGCGCATTCACCACAAAGGGTAATCTCAAGGCTCATTATGGTGTGCACAGGGCTAGCACTCCTCTTAAAATGCAACACTCATGCCCAATCTGCCAGAAAAAGTTCACAAATGCAGTGGTTCTACAGCAGCACATTCGCATGCACATGGGTGGGCAGATCCCCAACACCCCCATGCCAGAAAACCAGTTTGAACCAGCAGAAGCAATTGTGCCTTCTCTCCCAGAAGAGAAGTCTATCGACGCCAACGGATTTGAAGCCAGCATGGAAGATCAAGAGCCAGAGCTTAACAAGACAGCAAATGACTCCTCCAGTTCCCTGCCATCTGCTGCTGAGGAGCAACCACAGAAGCTTGCAGCCCCTGTAATGTCCAGCCTAGATGTTTTGAAGAATCTCTCCAATGCTCTTGCACTGAAACGACAAAATAGCACTACTTCAGAAAGTGAAGGAACATCCAAAGAATCCCCACCAGCTCAGAGAGAGCAGGAGTATCAAAACGGCCGTAGTCCCTCCATCTCAGACTCGGCTGCGTCTTTTCGCTCCTCTTCTCCAGTTAACAACTTTaatggcaaatctcctcagccTGCTCTTGATGAATTTCCCCAGAGCGGGTCAAAACCAGAGTCAGGTGACGCTAAAGATGAGTCAAGTGGCGCACTTGACCTCACAGCTTCCAGCAGCTTCACCCCAAAAGCAATTAAGGAAGAGCCTGGCATGTCTTTTTCAAATGGAGACTATG CTTCCAGTAACATGCCTTTCATGAGGATACCACCAACGTTGGCCAGTCTAGAGATGAAAGTTCCCCCAGAAAATCCTCTGGGCCCTCACGGGTTGTTCAGCTCCCATGTGCCTCAGGGAACAGCCATGCCCTCCTCAGTCTCCCCTGCACCACGACGATCAGCCAAACCACATGTGTGCCATGTCTGTGGCAAGAACTTCTCCTCTGCCAGTGCCCTGCAGATCCATGAGCGCACACATACAGGAGAGAAGCCTTTCGCCTGCCACATTTGTGGCAGGGCTTTCACAACGAAGGGAAATCTAAAG gttcatATTGGCACCCACATGTGGAACAACTCATCAAGGCGTGGCCAGCGTCTGTCTCTAGATAATCCCATGGCGTTGATTGCAATGACCCCAGATGCAAAGATGATGCCAGAAATGATGCAGGCCCCCAAAGAACTGGTCGCTCCTCCGATGAACTTTGACCCATCTCTGTGGAACCAGTATGCGACTGCTACCTTCAGTGGTGGCCTGACCATGAAGACCAACGAAATTTCTGTCATCCAGGGAGGTGGCATCCCACTCCCTGGGAGCCCTGCTGGTGGGCCCCTGATTGGCTCCACTGGAGGCCTCATGAAGATTGATGGATCCCACTCAGGCTTGCCTGCCACCATGGCTGAAATTGAGAAAAATGGCTCAGACAGTGTGCCAAAATCACAGTTTCCACATTTCATGGAAGAGGGCAAAATAGCAGTTAATTAG
- the sall4 gene encoding sal-like protein 4 isoform X1, with protein sequence MSRRKQAKPQHINSDEPGSMENGIHQGDSAEEIGNEVKRFRMDETRVCTKCCAEFFDEEEFLEHEKNCTKSQQVVIMKDGDGSDEPEKYSQGSSEGLASDHEDGHSSNHSPSRANTDQLERFEEESSANADDSRHQDRGEMSASPVMTFQPSPKRQDSNVTLETMADTKVAVSQIPSNTSQTSQDAMQAIPVILEQLVCLQQQQLQQIQLTEQIRIQIAMMVPQSLQSSVESTMDPLRALGAHLSQQLSAAAALIGKRTGSQSLSMEKLKQGKLPLPTGMSPALNAGMGSMTSNTDLLKGAPDLAGRLPVLMPQSSGVLGFPSVFSGVQAGIDASKKVKPKMLNIPPESKSGDPLYKHKCKYCGKTFGNDSALQIHLRSHTGERPFKCNICGNRFTTKGNLKVHFQRHKDKYPNISMNPHPVPEHLDNIPTSSGIPFGMSVPMDESNITEMKPVLSHPAAVFSPSSMPGFKTFDGFGGDPFSQRPSPSTSNGSPNVSSVYGQDVGLEPNQKDAKEMLGALHHMNGNSLLGEQSSGTAKLQQMVDGLEKKTGDPNECVICHRVLSCQSSLKMHYRTHTGERPYKCKICGRAFTTKGNLKAHYGVHRASTPLKMQHSCPICQKKFTNAVVLQQHIRMHMGGQIPNTPMPENQFEPAEAIVPSLPEEKSIDANGFEASMEDQEPELNKTANDSSSSLPSAAEEQPQKLAAPVMSSLDVLKNLSNALALKRQNSTTSESEGTSKESPPAQREQEYQNGRSPSISDSAASFRSSSPVNNFNGKSPQPALDEFPQSGSKPESGDAKDESSGALDLTASSSFTPKAIKEEPGMSFSNGDYVASSNMPFMRIPPTLASLEMKVPPENPLGPHGLFSSHVPQGTAMPSSVSPAPRRSAKPHVCHVCGKNFSSASALQIHERTHTGEKPFACHICGRAFTTKGNLKVHIGTHMWNNSSRRGQRLSLDNPMALIAMTPDAKMMPEMMQAPKELVAPPMNFDPSLWNQYATATFSGGLTMKTNEISVIQGGGIPLPGSPAGGPLIGSTGGLMKIDGSHSGLPATMAEIEKNGSDSVPKSQFPHFMEEGKIAVN encoded by the exons ATGTCGCGGCGCAAGCAAGCCAAACCGCAGCACATCAACTCCGACGAGCCCGGATCGATGGAAAATG GGATTCATCAAGGTGATTCCGCTGAGGAGATTGGAAATGAAGTAAAGAGGTTCAGAATGGATGAAACCAGAGTGTGCACCAAGTGCTGTGCTGAATTCTTCGACGAAGAAGAATTTCTTGAACATGagaaaaattgcacaaaaagtcAGCAAGTGGTCATCATGAAAGATGGCGACGGCAGTGACGAGCCCGAGAAATATTCACAGGGTTCTTCTGAAGGCCTTGCCAGTGATCACGAAGACGGCCACTCCAGCAATCATTCTCCATCGCGTGCCAACACAGACCAGCTGGAAAGATTTGAGGAGGAGTCCAGTGCAAATGCAGATGATTCCAGACACCAGGATCGGGGAGAGATGTCTGCTAGTCCTGTGATGACTTTCCAACCCTCCCCGAAAAGGCAAGATTCAAATGTTACTCTTGAAACCATGGCTGACACTAAAGTGGCTGTTTCCCAAATTCCTTCAAACACTTCTCAGACTTCACAGGATGCCATGCAGGCCATTCCAGTAATCCTGGAACAGCTAGTGTGCCTCCAGCAGCAACAGCTACAGCAAATCCAGCTCACCGAACAGATCAGAATCCAAATAGCCATGATGGTCCCACAGAGTCTCCAATCATCAGTAGAGTCAACAATGGATCCTCTGAGAGCCCTTGGTGCACATCTCTCTCAGCAACTGTCTGCTGCAGCAGCACTGATAGGAAAAAGAACCGGCAGTCAGAGCCTTTCCATGGAGAAACTAAAGCAAGGTAAACTACCTCTACCCACTGGCATGTCTCCTGCTCTGAATGCAGGAATGGGCTCGATGACATCAAACACAGACCTTTTAAAGGGTGCTCCAGATCTAGCCGGACGTTTACCAGTACTCATGCCACAGTCTTCAGGTGTTCTGGGTTTCCCTAGCGTGTTCAGTGGAGTCCAGGCAGGGATCGATGCCTCCAAAAAAGTGAAGCCCAAGATGCTGAACATCCCACCGGAATCAAAGAGTGGGGACCCACTATACAAGCACAAGTGCAAATACTGTGGAAAGACTTTTGGCAATGACAGTGCCCTCCAGATTCATTTGCGTTCTCACACCGGGGAGAGGCCTTTCAAGTGTAACATCTGCGGAAACCGTTTCACAACCAAGGGAAACCTCAAAGTGCATTTCCAGCGGCATAAAGACAAATATCCCAACATCAGCATGAATCCTCATCCTGTACCCGAGCACCTTGACAATATTCCGACCAGCAGTGGGATTCCCTTTGGTATGTCCGTACCCATGGATGAGTCAAACATAACCGAAATGAAGCCTGTGCTAAGTCACCCAGCGGCTGTTTTCAGCCCATCATCCATGCCAGGGTTTAAAACATTTGATGGCTTTGGGGGTGATCCATTTTCCCAGAGACCCTCGCCATCAACAAGTAATGGCTCCCCAAATGTTTCGTCTGTGTATGGCCAAGACGTGGGCCTGGAGCCCAACCAGAAAGATGCTAAAGAGATGCTTGGAGCATTGCACCACATGAATGGTAATTCTCTCTTAGGGGAGCAAAGCTCTGGAACAGCAAAACTTCAGCAGATGGTGGATGGACTGGAGAAGAAGACTGGTGATCCCAATGAGTGTGTGATCTGCCATAGGGTACTGAGTTGTCAGAGCTCACTCAAAATGCATTATCGCACACACACTGGCGAAAGGCCGTACAAGTGCAAAATCTGTGGCCGCGCATTCACCACAAAGGGTAATCTCAAGGCTCATTATGGTGTGCACAGGGCTAGCACTCCTCTTAAAATGCAACACTCATGCCCAATCTGCCAGAAAAAGTTCACAAATGCAGTGGTTCTACAGCAGCACATTCGCATGCACATGGGTGGGCAGATCCCCAACACCCCCATGCCAGAAAACCAGTTTGAACCAGCAGAAGCAATTGTGCCTTCTCTCCCAGAAGAGAAGTCTATCGACGCCAACGGATTTGAAGCCAGCATGGAAGATCAAGAGCCAGAGCTTAACAAGACAGCAAATGACTCCTCCAGTTCCCTGCCATCTGCTGCTGAGGAGCAACCACAGAAGCTTGCAGCCCCTGTAATGTCCAGCCTAGATGTTTTGAAGAATCTCTCCAATGCTCTTGCACTGAAACGACAAAATAGCACTACTTCAGAAAGTGAAGGAACATCCAAAGAATCCCCACCAGCTCAGAGAGAGCAGGAGTATCAAAACGGCCGTAGTCCCTCCATCTCAGACTCGGCTGCGTCTTTTCGCTCCTCTTCTCCAGTTAACAACTTTaatggcaaatctcctcagccTGCTCTTGATGAATTTCCCCAGAGCGGGTCAAAACCAGAGTCAGGTGACGCTAAAGATGAGTCAAGTGGCGCACTTGACCTCACAGCTTCCAGCAGCTTCACCCCAAAAGCAATTAAGGAAGAGCCTGGCATGTCTTTTTCAAATGGAGACTATG TAGCTTCCAGTAACATGCCTTTCATGAGGATACCACCAACGTTGGCCAGTCTAGAGATGAAAGTTCCCCCAGAAAATCCTCTGGGCCCTCACGGGTTGTTCAGCTCCCATGTGCCTCAGGGAACAGCCATGCCCTCCTCAGTCTCCCCTGCACCACGACGATCAGCCAAACCACATGTGTGCCATGTCTGTGGCAAGAACTTCTCCTCTGCCAGTGCCCTGCAGATCCATGAGCGCACACATACAGGAGAGAAGCCTTTCGCCTGCCACATTTGTGGCAGGGCTTTCACAACGAAGGGAAATCTAAAG gttcatATTGGCACCCACATGTGGAACAACTCATCAAGGCGTGGCCAGCGTCTGTCTCTAGATAATCCCATGGCGTTGATTGCAATGACCCCAGATGCAAAGATGATGCCAGAAATGATGCAGGCCCCCAAAGAACTGGTCGCTCCTCCGATGAACTTTGACCCATCTCTGTGGAACCAGTATGCGACTGCTACCTTCAGTGGTGGCCTGACCATGAAGACCAACGAAATTTCTGTCATCCAGGGAGGTGGCATCCCACTCCCTGGGAGCCCTGCTGGTGGGCCCCTGATTGGCTCCACTGGAGGCCTCATGAAGATTGATGGATCCCACTCAGGCTTGCCTGCCACCATGGCTGAAATTGAGAAAAATGGCTCAGACAGTGTGCCAAAATCACAGTTTCCACATTTCATGGAAGAGGGCAAAATAGCAGTTAATTAG